Proteins encoded together in one Spodoptera frugiperda isolate SF20-4 chromosome 15, AGI-APGP_CSIRO_Sfru_2.0, whole genome shotgun sequence window:
- the LOC118278876 gene encoding centrosomal protein of 131 kDa-like produces the protein MDDNDTANLDVEFKRYLQLLRPYLGQLVDQNIIKICDAWIQRLSDCKENEKALRNKYVFVLCYQLARGVLDLPFLNQPPDELQPLSDDLHSEESSTEVEYMVINSEETRTKVIFDNKRQSSSETDNFSQEFDKATESLTSTELPLPILNAKYPSSTGKNVFCYTCPEVVHHMTDHGEEYEYRANNLVKKLREIKMQNMLLQKELVALKDESKHLKQDESIYECVTKVDNATSAFIRTNDSNVTLKSLKCQLQEVQDSRNTLIQTINSLQDELDHINEKKKNEQEDLEAKHKLELIKVRTAAREETKVFFEKKIEELRHTYEETIDKIQDSASSKIKDINKLKDDAIEEKDKLLEAKDAEIRRLKTQLEDQKNNLHTMLNKFIEKSNDEGSCDAIKLRAQQLEIRLGKLEKAKAKCTKMYETKLAQLQREKHLAECSLQLQLVRQRAQVVNEMTDESQAELSTSLDKLETKYKDIVANVQATAIQRRMQDQLALESIFQAACGIHEQNQMPFSKPARNQNQSYDSEISNLLRGNKVGTVIVGGGNNKSFGEDSLTGGFCLNGERMGELFERVYIPQRDGEAK, from the coding sequence ATGGACGATAATGATACTGCGAACCTCGATGTAGAGTTTAAGCGGTACTTACAACTGTTGAGACCTTACTTGGGTCAACTAgtagatcaaaatattattaaaatctgcGATGCCTGGATACAAAGACTCTCGGATTGTAAGGAAAACGAGAAAGCCTTGAGAAATAAATACGTATTCGTGCTGTGTTATCAACTTGCTAGAGGCGTGTTAGACTTGCCATTCTTGAACCAACCCCCTGATGAACTTCAACCGTTGTCCGACGACCTCCACAGCGAGGAATCTTCAACTGAAGTGGAATATATGGTCATTAACTCTGAAGAAACCCGTACAAAAGtaatatttgataataaaagACAGAGTAGCTCCGAAACAGACAATTTTTCACAAGAATTCGATAAAGCCACCGAAAGTTTGACGAGTACCGAATTACCCCTACCaatattaaatgcaaaatatCCATCGTCTACTGGTAAAAATGTATTCTGTTATACGTGTCCAGAAGTGGTGCATCACATGACTGACCATGGTGAGGAATATGAATATAGAGCTAACAACCTCGTTAAAAAGCTACGAGAGATAAAAATGCAGAACATGTTGCTTCAAAAGGAACTTGTAGCTTTGAAAGATGAATCTAAACATCTCAAGCAGGATGAATCGATATACGAGTGTGTTACCAAAGTTGATAATGCCACGAGCGCGTTCATACGAACTAACGATAGCAATGTAAcgttaaaatctttaaaatgtCAACTCCAAGAAGTACAAGATTCTAGAAATACTTTGATACAGACTATCAACTCCCTTCAAGATGAACTGGATCATATTaatgagaagaaaaaaaatgaaCAAGAAGACCTTGAAGCAAAACATAAACTGGAATTAATAAAAGTTAGAACAGCAGCCAGAGAAGAAACTAAAGtgttttttgagaaaaaaattgaAGAACTACGACATACTTATGAGGAAACTATTGATAAAATACAAGATTCCGCTTCAAGTAAAATAAAGGATATAAATAAACTCAAAGATGATGCAATTGAAGAGAAAGACAAACTTTTAGAGGCTAAAGATGCGGAGATACGTCGTTTAAAAACCCAACTTGAAGATCAAAAGAATAATTTACACACGATGcttaataaattcatcgaaaaatCGAATGATGAAGGGTCGTGCGACGCTATCAAGCTAAGAGCTCAACAACTAGAAATACGTCTTGGCAAGTTGGAGAAAGCAAAAGCTAAATGTACTAAAATGTATGAAACCAAATTGGCACAATTACAAAGAGAGAAACACTTGGCGGAGTGTTCACTACAACTGCAGTTAGTGCGACAGAGAGCTCAGGTTGTTAATGAAATGACCGATGAAAGCCAGGCGGAACTGAGTACGTCGCTGGACAAGCTGGAAACTAAATATAAAGATATAGTAGCCAACGTGCAGGCTACCGCCATACAAAGACGAATGCAGGACCAACTAGCTCTGGAGTCGATATTTCAAGCAGCTTGCGGTATACACGAACAGAATCAGATGCCATTCTCCAAACCTGCACGCAATCAAAACCAAAGTTACGACAGCGAAATCTCAAACTTATTGCGCGGTAATAAAGTCGGAACTGTAATCGTGGGTGGTggtaataataaatcttttggAGAAGACAGTTTGACGGGTGGTTTCTGTCTCAATGGGGAAAGAATGGGAGAACTATTCGAAAGGGTGTACATACCTCAGAGGGACGGGGAGGCGAAGTGA